From a region of the Streptomyces venezuelae genome:
- a CDS encoding ABC transporter substrate-binding protein — protein sequence MRRHGTSRTTLTWTALAAAAALTLSACGDDGTQEPRGPEGSTAAPRVQLPKLPGEKIEVAAVWTGPEQENFTKVLKEFEKRTGASVTFVPAQDPIVTFLGTKIAGGAPPDVALLPQVGALTAAVENKWAQPLGPEAAAQLDANYSKGWKQLGAVGGTQYGVYYKAANKSLIWYNAKAFEAAGVKPPKTWKELIAAADTLSASGTPAVSVAGADGWTLTDWFENIYLSQAGPEKYDQLAKHQIKWTDDSVKQALTTLGELFGRKDFLAGGPSGALATEFPKSVTQTFTGGDRPAAAMVFEGDFVAVNIAQTEAKVGEDALVFPFPAVGEKAPVVSGGDVAVALKPSKGAQALLTFLASPDAAEIHARQGGFVSPNKAVDPGAYPNAIQRDIAKALIAAGDDFRFDMSDQAPAAFGGTPGAGEWKALQDFLANPSDVAGTQAKLEADAAKAYGN from the coding sequence ATGCGCAGGCACGGAACGAGCCGTACGACACTCACCTGGACGGCGCTCGCCGCGGCGGCCGCCCTCACCCTCTCGGCGTGCGGGGACGACGGCACGCAGGAGCCGCGAGGGCCCGAGGGCAGCACGGCCGCGCCCCGGGTGCAGTTACCGAAACTGCCCGGCGAGAAGATCGAGGTCGCCGCGGTCTGGACGGGCCCGGAGCAGGAGAACTTCACGAAGGTGCTGAAGGAGTTCGAGAAGCGGACGGGTGCCTCCGTCACCTTCGTCCCGGCACAGGACCCGATCGTCACCTTCCTCGGCACGAAGATCGCGGGTGGTGCGCCGCCGGACGTGGCGCTGCTCCCGCAGGTCGGGGCGCTGACGGCGGCGGTGGAGAACAAGTGGGCGCAGCCGCTGGGCCCGGAGGCCGCCGCCCAGCTCGACGCGAACTACTCGAAGGGCTGGAAGCAGCTCGGCGCCGTCGGGGGCACCCAGTACGGCGTGTACTACAAGGCCGCCAACAAGTCGCTGATCTGGTACAACGCGAAGGCCTTCGAGGCGGCGGGGGTCAAGCCGCCGAAGACCTGGAAGGAACTGATCGCCGCCGCCGACACGCTGTCCGCCTCCGGCACCCCGGCCGTGTCGGTGGCCGGTGCGGACGGCTGGACCCTCACGGACTGGTTCGAGAACATCTATCTCTCCCAGGCCGGGCCGGAGAAGTACGACCAGCTGGCCAAGCACCAGATCAAGTGGACCGACGACAGCGTCAAGCAGGCGCTGACCACGCTCGGCGAGCTGTTCGGCCGCAAGGACTTCCTGGCGGGCGGGCCGAGCGGGGCCCTGGCCACCGAGTTCCCGAAGTCGGTGACGCAGACCTTCACCGGCGGCGACCGGCCGGCCGCCGCGATGGTCTTCGAGGGCGACTTCGTGGCGGTGAACATCGCGCAGACGGAGGCGAAGGTCGGTGAGGACGCCCTCGTCTTCCCCTTCCCGGCGGTCGGCGAGAAGGCCCCGGTGGTATCGGGCGGCGACGTGGCGGTCGCCCTCAAGCCGTCGAAGGGGGCGCAGGCCCTGCTGACCTTCCTGGCGTCGCCGGACGCGGCGGAGATCCACGCCCGGCAGGGCGGTTTCGTCTCCCCGAACAAGGCCGTGGACCCCGGTGCCTATCCGAACGCCATCCAGCGGGACATCGCCAAGGCGCTGATCGCCGCGGGTGACGACTTCCGCTTCGACATGTCGGACCAGGCGCCGGCGGCCTTCGGCGGGACCCCGGGGGCGGGTGAGTGGAAGGCGCTCCAGGACTTCCTGGCCAACCCGTCGGACGTGGCGGGCACCCAGGCGAAACTGGAGGCGGACGCGGCGAAGGCCTACGGGAACTGA